A genomic stretch from Styela clava chromosome 5, kaStyClav1.hap1.2, whole genome shotgun sequence includes:
- the LOC120344299 gene encoding exosome complex component RRP4-like encodes MESGILIRRPAAYSKLPTKKGSHGLAHFVTPGDIVTDDTDYMRGHGSYMRDEKLHACVAGVVERINKLISVKPLKLRYNGEVGDIVVGRIKEVQQKRWKVNTNSRVDSVLHLSFVNLPGGELRRRSAADQLTMREYLKEGDLISAEVQQVHNDGSLSLHTRSLRYGKLGQGCLVVVSPSLVKRRKNHIHNLPCGATVVLANNGFIWIYATPATDNEEMDKGHGGFVADVEPVALEDREVICRLRNCIKCLAQHNIQLYDTSIMYTYDVSLSHQIKELLNPDIMSDVVNQAVLRLRREES; translated from the exons ATGGAATCAGGAATTCTAATTCGTCGGCCTGCTGCATACTCGAAGTTGCCCACGAAGAAGGGCTCACACGGATTGGCACATTTCGTAACTCCTGGAGATATTGTCACAGATGATACAGATTATATGAGAGGGCATG GAAGTTACATGAGAGATGAAAAACTTCATGCTTGTGTTGCTGGTGTTGTGGAACGGATAAATAAACTTATCAGCGTGAAACCTCTCAAACTGCGTTATAATGGTGAAGTTGGTGATATTGTTGTTGGAAGGATAAAGGAAGTTCAACAAAAAAGATGGAAg GTGAACACCAATTCCAGAGTAGATTCGGTTTTACATCTTTCATTTGTTAATTTGCCTGGTGGTGAACTAAGAAGAAGATCAGCTGCTGATCAACTAACAATGAGAGAATATTTAAAAGAAGGAGATCTGATCAGCGCTGAAGTTCAACAG GTGCATAATGATGGATCTCTTTCACTACATACAAGGAGTCTGAGATATGGGAAATTGGGGCAAGGTTGCTTAGTTGTAGTTTCTCCATCATTGGTAAAAAGAAGGAAAAATCATATTCACAATTTACCATGTGGTGCTACTGTTGTTCTTGCAAATAACGGCTTTATTTGGATCTATGCAACACCTGCTACTGATAATGAGGAAATGGATAAAG GTCATGGCGGATTTGTTGCAGATGTTGAACCAGTGGCATTAGAAGATAGAGAAGTTATTTGTAGACTTCGGAATTGTATAAAATGTCTTGCACAACATAATATACAACTTTATGATACAAGTATAATGTACACCTATGATGTTTCACTCAGCCATCAG ATCAAGGAACTACTCAATCCTGACATCATGAGTGATGTTGTAAATCAAGCTGTGTTGAGGTTACGAAGAGAAGAGTCCTGA
- the LOC120344525 gene encoding uncharacterized protein LOC120344525 codes for MNQIVLLVFVAILPVVLCQDDGMFLCKRLDSNFKMVVPGSGRTQNNNNKNRNNINKDRVTRVNGNGRPKSGPNISKGRPKPSPVESLDDKIEERLKALEDRIEFLESITEVSDRKDDVPAKLQTFCHVEYNNRCFMFTKKDRGMIDEREARNNCKKMGGRLADIYDESHLEKLEAYLRESMTEEIEFVYFIVGMTYRKQGNGVNKSDGTRSRFVKWYSTRFPSPASGNSQIQIQVNRDVEMESGMFNTSPFSKAKSALCEKSLESPPR; via the exons ATGAATCAAATAGTTTTATTGGTTTTTGTCGCTATTTTACCGGTAGTTTTATGTCAAGATGATGGAATGTTTCTTTGCAAGAGGCTTGACTCTAACTTCAAAATGGTTGTACCAGGTTCAGGACGAacacaaaataacaataataaaaacagAAACAACATCAACAAAGATCGAGTCACTCGAGTCAATGGAAACGGAAGACCTAAATCCGGTCCCAACATTTCTAAAGGAAGGCCCAAGCCATCACCCGTTGAAAGCTTGGATGACAAAATTGAAGAAAGACTGAAAGCACTCGAAG aCAGAATTGAGTTTTTGGAATCGATAACCGAAGTCTCAGATAGAAAAGACGACg TACCAGCGAAACTCCAAACTTTCTGTCATGTTGAATACAACAATCGATGCTTCATGTTCACCAAAAAGGACAGAGGAATGATTGATGAAAGAGAAGCCAGAAATAACTGCAAAAAAATGGGCGGTAGACTTGCTGACATTTACGATGAATCTCATTTGGAGAAATTAGAAGCCTATTTGCGAGAATCGATGACAGAAGAAATagaatttgtatatttcatcGTAGGAATGACGTATCGAAAACAG GGCAACGGCGTAAACAAATCGGATGGCACGAGGTCACGATTCGTAAAATGGTATTCCACGAGATTTCCTTCACCGGCGTCTGGCAACAGTCAAATCCAGATTCAAGTTAACAGGGATGTTGAAATGGAAAGTGGAATGTTCAATACGTCTCCTTTCTCTAAAGCAAAGAGTGCTTTGTGTGAAAAATCGCTGGAGTCTCCTCCACGATGA
- the LOC120344738 gene encoding poly [ADP-ribose] polymerase 2-like, which produces MPPRKRQAKQAVASSRPKRGKNDDNSKKDDPNDDAKQSAGKGKKTKNTATVKPDVKVKKENTKVKQEPDSKASSSEEKADIKKLTFSGSVPVDEHCAECSSGYHVYIDQTQNSIYNAMLNQTNIGFNNNKYYILQILKQDTQPQYVTWFRWGRVGKIAGTAIKRHGGNLDAAKTTFEKKFRDKTGNIWNTPSFIKIPGKYDLLEMDYGEDTKDDKKKVDDEKKKKREEVESKLDKRLQEVIDLIFDVKEFEACVKELEFDVKKAPLGKLTSKQIKAGYETLKKIEKCHQENKYGRELADACSEFYTRIPHDFGMKVPPLIRTPAQLKLKIQLLEALSDIQIAIQMMDEDDDKTDDVNIKDLHYQSLDCKLEPLDKTHDEYKMVKTYVSNSHGSTHNQYALDLENVYKVEREGEEQRFKKDIGNRMLLWHGSRLTNWCGILKQGLRIAPPEAPSTGYMFGKGVYFADMISKSANYCHANHRQPSGFLLLCEVALGNTNDKTHADYDANKLPKGKHSTKGLGREEPDPQGYHTMDCGTLAPLGKPKAVSDNTNRYLMYNEYIVYDVAQIRARYLVKAKFNYKSHW; this is translated from the coding sequence ATGCCACCTAGAAAAAGGCAAGCAAAACAAGCTGTAGCTTCATCTAGACCAAAAAGAGGTAAAAATGATGATAATTCCAAGAAGGATGATCCGAATGACGATGCAAAACAATCTGCTGGTAAGGGAAAAAAGACTAAAAATACTGCAACTGTTAAACCTGATGTTAAGGTCAAAAAGGaaaatacaaaagtcaaacaagaACCAGATTCGAAAGCATCTTCTTCAGAGGAAAAAGCAGATATAAAAAAGCTTACATTTTCTGGGTCTGTTCCAGTAGATGAACATTGTGCAGAATGTTCCTCTGGATATCATGTTTATATTGATCAAACGCAAAATTCGATATACAATGCAATGTTGAACCAAACAAATATTGGTTTCAACAACAATAAATactatattttacaaatactgAAGCAAGATACTCAACCGCAATATGTGACATGGTTTAGATGGGGTAGAGTAGGAAAAATTGCTGGCACAGCTATTAAACGCCATGGAGGTAATCTTGATGCGGCCAAGACTacatttgagaaaaaatttcGTGACAAAACAGGGAATATATGGAATACACCCTCTTTCATAAAAATACCAGGAAAATATGATTTACTTGAAATGGATTATGGGGAGGACACGAAAGATGACAAAAAGAAAGTTGATGATGAGAAGAAAAAGAAACGAGAAGAAGTTGAATCAAAATTGGACAAGCGTCTTCAAGAAGTCATCGATCTTATTTTTGATGTGAAAGAATTCGAAGCTTGTGTAAAAGAATTAGAATTTGATGTCAAAAAAGCACCACTAGGAAAATTAACAAGCAAGCAGATAAAAGCAGGATATGAGAccttgaaaaaaatagaaaaatgccATCAAGAAAATAAATATGGCCGTGAGTTAGCTGATGCATGCAGTGAATTTTACACAAGAATTCCTCACGACTTTGGCATGAAAGTTCCACCTTTGATCAGAACTCCTGCTCAGCTGAAATTGAAGATTCAACTACTAGAAGCTCTTAGTGACATCCAAATTGCAATACAAATGATGGATGAAGATGATGATAAAACTGATGATGTTAACATTAAAGATCTTCATTATCAATCTCTTGACTGTAAGCTTGAACCCTTGGATAAAACCCATGATGAATATAAAATGGTAAAGACGTATGTCAGTAATTCACATGGTTCCACTCATAATCAGTATGCTCTTGATCTAGAAAATGTATACAAGGTTGAGAGAGAGGGTGAGGAGCAGAGATTCAAGAAAGACATCGGGAATAGAATGCTACTGTGGCATGGATCTCGTTTGACTAATTGGTGTGGAATATTAAAACAAGGTCTGAGAATTGCTCCACCTGAAGCCCCTTCAACAGGATATATGTTTGGCAAAGGAGTCTATTTTGCAGACATGATTTCTAAATCTGCAAATTACTGCCATGCAAACCACCGTCAACCATCTGGTTTTCTACTTCTATGCGAAGTCGCTCTTGGCAACACAAATGACAAAACTCATGCAGACTACGATGCAAACAAATTACCGAAAGGAAAGCATAGTACTAAAGGATTGGGACGCGAAGAACCGGATCCACAAGGCTATCACACTATGGATTGTGGAACTCTCGCACCACTAGGAAAACCTAAAGCTGTTTCTGATAATACCAATAGATACCTGATGTACAATGAGTATATTGTTTATGATGTTGCTCAAATCAGAGCAAGATATCTTGTCAAAGCTAAATTCAACTACAAGAGCCATTGgtaa
- the LOC120344246 gene encoding CDC42 small effector protein 2-like isoform X2, translating into MGFKCILKDINDSENGGTLLFHNQDRDMAEMWLCFPCCMSNDTSSNRRPRRKKIDPSMIGAPQNFVHLNHIGSGEPTGSDMQDHMQSKGGYEEKSDVNVQRKLDDVRPEGS; encoded by the exons ATGGGatttaaatgtattttgaaagACATAAATGATAGTGAAAATGGGGGAACACTACTTTTCCATAATCAAG ATCGGGATATGGCCGAAATGTGGCTCTGCTTCCCTTGTTGCATGTCAAATGATACAAGTTCTAAT AGGAGACCAAGGCGGAAAAAAATAGATCCAAGTATGATAGGAGCaccacaaaattttgttcatttaaATCACATAGGCTCTGGAGAGCCCACAGGTTCAGAT atgCAAGATCATATGCAAAGTAAAGGCGGATATGAAGAAAAATCAGATGTTAATGTTCAAAGGAAATTAGATGATGTTCGGCCTGAAGGATCCTAG
- the LOC120344246 gene encoding CDC42 small effector protein 2-like isoform X1 — MGFKCILKDINDSENGGTLLFHNQDRDMAEMWLCFPCCMSNDTSSNKRRPRRKKIDPSMIGAPQNFVHLNHIGSGEPTGSDMQDHMQSKGGYEEKSDVNVQRKLDDVRPEGS; from the exons ATGGGatttaaatgtattttgaaagACATAAATGATAGTGAAAATGGGGGAACACTACTTTTCCATAATCAAG ATCGGGATATGGCCGAAATGTGGCTCTGCTTCCCTTGTTGCATGTCAAATGATACAAGTTCTAAT AAGAGGAGACCAAGGCGGAAAAAAATAGATCCAAGTATGATAGGAGCaccacaaaattttgttcatttaaATCACATAGGCTCTGGAGAGCCCACAGGTTCAGAT atgCAAGATCATATGCAAAGTAAAGGCGGATATGAAGAAAAATCAGATGTTAATGTTCAAAGGAAATTAGATGATGTTCGGCCTGAAGGATCCTAG